The DNA region GGATGGTGGCAGCATCCTGAAAAGCTTATTCCTGTTGTGATAATAAAAGCCTTGAATAACGAACCGATCCCCGTTTACGGGACAGGAGAAAACATAAGAGAATGGCTTTTTGTTTCAGACTGTGCCGATGCTGTGTTTGAGATAATACAAAAAGGAAAAATCGGAGAGATCTATAACGTGGGTAGCGGTCAGGAAAAAAGAAATATAGATGTTGTTAAATCTATCTTAAACATACTTGAAAAGCCTGAAGACCTGATAGAATTCGTAAAGACAGACCTGGTCATGACTTCAGGTATTCCTTAAACACAGAAAAAATAAAAAAAGAGATAGGCTGGCAGGCAAAGGTAAAATTTGAGGAAGGTGTTGAGAAAACTGTAAAATGGTATCTTGATAACATGGACTGGGTTGAAAGGAAGTTAAAACATCTGAAAGCCTACTGGGAAAAAGTATATAAATGAGATACCTGATATTAGGAAAGAACGGACAGCTTGGAAATGCTTTTTTAAAAGAACTTAAAAATCAGAAAAAAGACTGCCTTGCTTTGTCTCACAGAGATTGTGACATATCTGACCTAAATAGCGTTCTAAAGGTTTTTGAAAGTTATAAGCCGGATATAGTCATAAACTGTGCAGCATATAATCTTGTTGATAAAGCCGAAACAGATTACTGGAATGCTTACAAAACAAATGGGTTAGGAGTCAGAAATCTGGCATTCGCCTGTAAAAAATACAACAGTTATCTGATCACCTATTCAACAGATTATGTTTTTGACGGAACAAAAGAAAACGGTCTTTATATTGAGGAAGACACTCCAGATCCCCTGAATGAGTATGGGAAAAGCAAGCTGACAGGCGAAAAATGGCTGTTGGAGGAAAACCCAGAAAAATATCTTATATTCAGAACAAGCTGGGTTTATGGAGAAGGAAAACAGAACTTTATACACAAGCTTATGCAGTGGGCAAAAGACAGCGATTATCTAAAAATAGCCTACGATGAGATATCGGTTCCAACATCTACAAGAACAATAGTTGAAGTCAGTCTGAAGGCTGTTGATCAGGGTCTGAACGGTTTATACCACCTTACAAATACCGGATATGCCTCAAGATATGAATGGGCAAAAAAGATCCTCCAGATAAAAGGTATAAAAAAGTTTATACACCCAGTCTCAAAAAA from Persephonella sp. includes:
- the rfbD gene encoding dTDP-4-dehydrorhamnose reductase encodes the protein MRYLILGKNGQLGNAFLKELKNQKKDCLALSHRDCDISDLNSVLKVFESYKPDIVINCAAYNLVDKAETDYWNAYKTNGLGVRNLAFACKKYNSYLITYSTDYVFDGTKENGLYIEEDTPDPLNEYGKSKLTGEKWLLEENPEKYLIFRTSWVYGEGKQNFIHKLMQWAKDSDYLKIAYDEISVPTSTRTIVEVSLKAVDQGLNGLYHLTNTGYASRYEWAKKILQIKGIKKFIHPVSKNIFNLPAKRPEFSAMDNGKICRETEIEIKSWDEELELVLGK